A portion of the Gigantopelta aegis isolate Gae_Host chromosome 10, Gae_host_genome, whole genome shotgun sequence genome contains these proteins:
- the LOC121383376 gene encoding dopamine receptor 1-like: MQSNWTSPFYDVSTHSLALNVTSTTITNISSSSSDEDSGVYTLAEKVAIGTFLSIIIVLAIGGNLLVCAAVFTDRRLKRNTNFFIVSLAIADLLVAAFVMTFALVNDILGKWVLGAEFCKIWISSDIMCSTASILNLCVISLDRYIHIKDPLRYDNWMTRKKTVLFIAIVWILSALISFVPIHNGWHENSDGDTIASDECIFELNPIYAVVSSTISFYIPCIVMLSIYCKLYLYARRHVEVIKRTHTADRFQSDGTKVSYRVSDHKAAVTLGIIMGVFLLCWVPFFIINPIAAFCLTCIPPVVFKILTWLGYVNSCLNPIIYSIFNTEFRDAFRRIIFPKCLLEREKKKTLYGTNGNRKINKAEYGPPLMENGSTSSNQARKNSRERLFADRITSL, translated from the coding sequence ATGCAGAGCAACTGGACCAGCCCTTTCTATGACGTATCTACACACAGCCTAGCTCTCAATGTCACCAgcaccaccatcaccaacatcagcagcagcagcagcgacGAGGACTCAGGGGTGTACACCTTGGCGGAGAAGGTCGCCATAGGAACGTTCCTGTCCATCATTATCGTCCTTGCCATAGGAGGCAACCTCCTGGTCTGCGCCGCCGTCTTCACCGACCGGAGACTCAAGCGGAATACCAATTTCTTCATCGTCTCCCTCGCCATCGCCGATCTGCTGGTGGCGGCGTTCGTGATGACGTTCGCGCTGGTGAACGACATCCTGGGGAAATGGGTGCTCGGCGCGGAGTTCTGCAAGATCTGGATCTCCTCGGACATCATGTGTTCCACGGCGTCCATCCTCAACCTGTGCGTGATCAGCCTGGACAGGTACATCCACATCAAGGACCCGCTCAGGTACGACAACTGGATGACGCGCAAGAAGACGGTGCTCTTCATCGCCATCGTCTGGATACTGTCGGCGCTCATCTCGTTCGTGCCCATCCACAACGGCTGGCACGAGAACAGCGACGGCGACACGATCGCCTCGGACGAATGCATCTTCGAGCTGAACCCAATATATGCAGTCGTTTCCTCAACCATTAGTTTTTATATTCCGTGTATTGTGATGCTTTCCATCTACTGCAAGTTGTACCTTTATGCAAGGAGACACGTGGAGGTGATCAAACGGACGCACACCGCCGACCGATTTCAGTCGGATGGCACGAAGGTGTCGTACAGAGTTTCCGACCACAAGGCGGCGGTCACGTTGGGAATAATAATGGGCGTGTTTCTGTTGTGTTGGGTGCCGTTCTTCATCATTAACCCTATCGCTGCTTTCTGTCTGACGTGCATACCCCCGGTAGTTTTCAAGATCCTCACCTGGCTCGGCTACGTGAACTCGTGTCTCAATCCAATCATATACAGCATATTCAACACGGAGTTCAGGGACGCGTTCAGGAGGATTATTTTTCCAAAGTGCTTgttggagagagagaagaaaaagacGCTTTACGGAACCAACGGGAATAGAAAGATAAACAAAGCTGAGTACGGACCTCCGTTGATGGAGAACGGGTCGACCAGTAGTAACCAGGCGAGGAAAAATAGTAGAGAACGTTTGTTCGCCGATAGAATCACGTCTTTATAA